One window of Dromaius novaehollandiae isolate bDroNov1 chromosome 20, bDroNov1.hap1, whole genome shotgun sequence genomic DNA carries:
- the DOLPP1 gene encoding dolichyldiphosphatase 1 — MAAVGECSLPAPWRPVSLTHVEYPAGDFSGQLLAYLSLGPIFIIVGFVTLIIFKRELHTISFLGGLAFNEGVNWLIKNVIREPRPCEEAHSTVTTKYGMPSSHSQFMWFFSVYSFLFLYLRMHQTNNARFLDLLWRHVLSICLVTVALLVSYSRVYLLYHTWSQVLYGGVAGSIMAIAWFAFTQEILTPLFPRIAAWPISEFFLIRDTSLIPNILWFEYTVTRAEARNRQRKLGTKLQ; from the exons ATGGCCGCAGTCGGAGAGTGCTCGCTCCCCGCTCCATGGCGGCCGGTCTCCCTCACTCACGTCGAATATCCCGCAG GTGATTTCTCTGGTCAGCTTTTAGCTTATTTGAGTCTTGGTCCAATATTCATTATTGTTGGTTTCGTAACACTCATCATATTCAAGAGGGAGCTTCACACG ATCTCTTTCTTGGGAGGGCTGGCTTTCAATGAAGGAGTGAACTGGTTAATAAAAAACGTTATCCGGGAGCCACGGCCCTGCGAAG AAGCCCATTCAACAGTGACCACAAAATATGGGATGCCGTCCAGCCACTCCCAGTTCATGTGGTTTTTCTCTGTCTATTCATTTCTGTTCCTTTATTTAAG AATGCACCAAACAAACAATGCGAGGTTTCTGGATTTACTATGGCGACATGtgctgtccatctgccttgtgaCAGTGGCTTTGCTAGTCTCATATAGTAG GGTTTATTTGCTTTACCACACCTGGAGCCAAGTCTTATATGGAGGTGTGGCGGGAAGCATCATGGCCATAGCCTGGTTTGCCTTCACACAAGAGATATTAACTCCTCTCTTCCCAAGGATAgctgcatg GCCAATTTCAGAGTTCTTTTTAATCCGAGATACCAGCCTCATTCCTAACATCCTGTGGTTTGAATACACAGTCACAAGAGCAGAGGCAAG AAACAGACAGCGCAAGCTGGGTACGAAGCTCCAGTGA
- the CRAT gene encoding carnitine O-acetyltransferase isoform X3, producing MSSADREALGRGCRRVWREEPRKRRTGFAAKLIEGVLDFKTMIDNETLPVEYMGGKPLCMNQYYQILSSCRIPGPKRDSIVNYAKGKKQSRHITVVHNFQFFELDVYNSDGSPLTTDQLFIQLEKIWNTSLQTNKEPIGILTTNHRNSWAKAYNNLLKDKTNKESVRAIEKSIFTVCLDAPMPRVSEDIYKSRVAAQMLHGGGSRWNSGNRWFDKTLQFIIAEDGSCGLVYEHAPSEGPPIVTLLDHIVEYTKKPELIRSPMIPLPMPKKLRFNITPEIKTDIEKAKQNLNIMVQDLDVKVMVFHQFGKNFPKSEKISPDAFIQQALQLAYYRMYGHACATYESASLRMFRLGRTDTIRSTSVDSLKFVQAMDKPDKSDQEKADLLRRATQAHREYADMAIRGNAIDRHLLGLKLQAIEDLVSIPELFMDTAYAVAMHFNLSTSQVPAKTDCVMCFGPVVPDGYGVCYNPMAEHINFAISAFNSCAETNAARMAHYLEKALLDMRMLLQSTPKSKL from the exons GTTTGCTGCCAAGTTGATCGAGGGCGTCCTGGATTTCAAGACGATGATTGACAA CGAGACCCTCCCAGTGGAGTACATGGGTGGGAAGCCCCTCTGCATGAACCAGTACTACCAGATCCTCTCATCCTGCCGCATTCCTGGGCCCAAGCGGGACTCCATTGTCAACTATGCCAAAGGCAAAAAGCAGTCCAGACACATCACAGTGGTTCACAACTTCCAG TTCTTTGAGTTGGATGTTTACAACAGTGATGGAAGTCCCCTTACCACTGACCAGCTCTTCATTCAGCTGGAGAAGATCTGGAACACCTCCCTCCAAACGAACAAAGAGCCTATTGGGATCCTCACCACCAACCACCGAAACAGCTGGGCAAAAGCCTACAACAACCTTCTCAAAG ATAAGACCAATAAGGAATCTGTGCGTGCAATTGAGAAGAGCATTTTTACCGTCTGCCTCGATGCCCCAATGCCCCGGGTGTCCGAGGACATCTACAAGAGCCGTGTGGCTGCTCAGATGCTGCATGGTGGAGGAAGTCGCTGGAATAGTGGGAATCGATGGTTTGACAAAACCCTTCAA TTCATCATTGCTGAAGACGGCTCCTGTGGTCTTGTATATGAGCATGCTCCCTCAGAAGGCCCACCCATTGTTACTCTTCTAGATCACATCGTGGAGTACAC GAAGAAGCCAGAGTTGATAAGATCGCCTATGATTCCTTTGCCAATGCCCAAGAAGCTGCGGTTCAACATCACTCCAGAAATCAAGACTGACATAGAGAAGGCAAAGCAGAACCTCAACAT AATGGTCCAAGACCTGGATGTGAAAGTCATGGTCTTTCATCAATTTGGGAAAAACTTCCCCAAATCAGAGAAGATAAGTCCTGATGCTTTTATCCAGCAGGCCTTGCAGCTAGCATATTACAG GATGTATGGCCATGCCTGTGCCACATACGAGAGTGCATCACTAAGGATGTTCCGTCTAGGCCGCACCGACACCATCCGCTCCACTTCTGTGGACTCTCTTAAGTTTGTGCAAGCAATGGACAAACCTGACAAATCG GACCAGGAGAAAGCAGACTTGCTGAGGAGAGCTACCCAGGCCCACAGGGAATACGCTGATATG GCAATAAGGGGGAATGCAATAGACCGCCACCTCTTAGGCTTGAAACTTCAAGCTATTGAGGACCTAGTGAGCATACCTGAACTGTTCATGGACACAGCATATGCTGTTGCAATGCACTTCAATCTCTCAACCAGCCAG GTCCCAGCAAAGACAGACTGCGTGATGTGTTTTGGTCCTGTGGTTCCAGATGGCTATGGAGTCTGTTACAACCCTATGGCAGAACATATCAACTTTGCAATTTCAGCATTCAACAGCTGTGCTGAAACGAATGCAGCTCGCATGGCACATTATCTTGAGAAAGCACTGCTAGACATGAGGATGTTGCTCCAGTCTACTCCCAAATCCAAACTGTAA